TACCTCCCCCCAGCGTCCCGGTGAACCGTATTTCCTACGTGGAAAATGTCCCCCCAAACACACGGGTGCTGCTGGTGGACGACGACCAGGATCTGCAGCGCGTGGTGGGGGCGCTCTTGGTGCACGCCGGCTATGAAACCAAGACGGCGTCCAGCGCCGAACAAGCACTCGACGTCCTGCGAAAGGAGCAGTTCGATCTGATGGTGTTGGACTGGAACTTGCCAGGCATGACCGGACTTCAGCTCTGCACCCGACTGCGCGAGATCGGATCACGCTTGCCCATCCTGTTCCTAACGGCTCACTCGGCGAGCGAAGACATCGTCGCGGCGTTCGATGCTGGCGCAGACGACTTCGTCCCCAAGCCGTTCCGTGCACCCGAACTCACGGCGCGGGTCATGGGCTTGCTACGCCGCTCTCAGATCCCGATCCTGCTCTGAGTGGCGCTCACTGCTCCCGGAAGGCTTCCGCGGGGCGCAGTGTGGCTGCGTGAACTGCGGGCCAGAGGCTGCCGATCAAGCACACCACCATGGAGAAAATCCCTGCCGCGAGGAACCACTTCGGGTCCACCTGCACCGGCAGGTGCGAGATGAAGTAGACCTTCGGATCCAAGGGGAAAGGTTTCACCGTCAGGTAGTAGCAAACGGCATAGCCGAGGCCGAGACCACCGCCAGCGCCAAACACGCCGATGATGCCGCCTTGGTACAGAAAAGCCCGCACCAGCGCCCAGTCGGTGGCGCCCATGGCCTTCATCACTGCGATCTCGCGCTTCTTGTCGAGCACCACCATGATCAGCGTCGCCAGCACCGTGAAGGCCGCCACGAGGATCATCAGTGCCAGCACCAAGCTGATGGTGATTTGCTGGATCTGCAGCGCGGTGAAGAGCCCGTGGTTCAGCTCCTTCCAATCCATCGTGTGGTAGATGGAGCTCTTGAGCTTTTCGTCGACGAGGGCTTTCACGTGCTGTGAGTCGTCGATGTTCGAGATCTTCATCTCCACACCGGTCACGCTGTCGCCGTTGCTGTGAAAGGCCTGGGACTCGTAGAGGTCCGTGTAGACCAGCTTCGAGTCGTACTGGTCAAAGCCAGCGTCGAAGATCGCGATCACGCGGAATCGCTTGGCCACTGGGGGGCGAAAGCCTCCGGAGCCGAATGAGAAACCGACCGTGGGCGAGGTGACCTGCAGACAAGAGCCGAGGTCAGCTCCCAGGTACTGCGCGAGGCTCTTCCCGATGATGATGCCGGGCAGCTTCTTCACTGTCTCCGCGCTCTTGCACGGGTCCTCATCTAGTTCCTCGGGGATATAATCGGGGTCCGGTAATACGCTGTCGTACCCGCCATCGGGGACGATGGAGCCCACGGGAGCGTCCGGTGGGAGTTCATCGGTTTGGGGGGGAGGAGCGTCAGGTGCCTCCGCGGCATCCCCCGAGTCCTGCGCAGCCCCGTTCTCCTTGCGTGGCGCCGTATCCTTCGCGACGCCCTTTGCCGCAGCCCGGTCCTGCTTGCGGGGTTTGGTCAGTCCCGGCTTGGAGTCCTTGCTTGCCTCCCCGTCCTCGTCCTCGGCGTCTTCGAGCAAGTCCTTAGCGGAGAGCCCCCCGTCCTTCGCCGTGTCCTCGAGATCGACGATGTAGTTTGGATCGCCTTGCTTGTTGTTGGGCGCGTCGAGCGGAGACTCTCGCACCCTCAAGCGGCGGGTCGACTCTGGCGGCTTCGCACCGGGGACTCTTAGCCCTTCCGTACCGCCTTTGACGATGTGCTTCGGCAGATCCAGCACGTCGCCAAACACATCGGGATCGACTCCCTTCAACAAGACGCCGGTCGCCGTCTTCTCCCCGTGACTCACCATCATCGGGTTGATCACGAAGGGAGCAACGCCGACCACACCGGGCACTTCCTTCATGTCCTTCATCACGCTGCGGTACTCGCGAAAGTCGCTCGAGTACTTCAGCACAAGCACGTGCGCGTTCACGCCGAGCACCTTCTCTCGGAACTCGGAGCGGAAACCGCCAGTCACGCTGACCACGATGGACAGGCAGGCGGTGCCGAGCGCAACACCCAGGATCGCTAGCGAAGTGCCAAGCGAGACGAAGGCGCGCTTCTTGGAGCCCATGTATCGAAGCGCGATTTGAAGCGGGAATCCCATGCTGTCTCTCGGCGCGCGCCCGACTGGACAGCACGCCGCCGGTCTTATAGCTGAGCCGTCGATCGGCTCAACGCTTGAGCGGCTAATCGCTTGCATCCCGACTCTGAATTCCAGGGTGTGCAAGCTTTGCGGACCCGTGCGTTCGGTGCAGTGGCCTGTGAACCAGCACTACCCGAACTGCGCGACCTGAGGCTGACACTGGTTGCCGGAGTGTGCCGCTTGGGTCCTTCGCTTTGACACTGAACCCCCGGGCGGTGTCTTCCCCCAAGGCGGGGTGACGCCCAGGCAACCCGCTGAAAAGCCCCGGCAGCCGCGAATGCAACCCTCCACCGACCAAGGCATGGTTTCAATCCCCACGGATCTTCGGGTGCCAGCCTCCAGACTTACCGAAGCCAAGACGAACGCGAGCACGGATATTGCACCCATCGACCGGCCGGGAGTGCAGTTCTCGGGGATACGCCTCGGTATTGAGGAACACCTCGCCGCAGTAGGTCGAGGCCACGGCTCAAGCGTAGAAGCCAATCAGCATGGAAACAGCTAGAGCCCGCGAGAGCGCACAGTTGGTCGGTGATTCTTGGGTGTCACCTCATTAGAGTGGAGCCGGTCGTGAGCGAACAACGCCAAAAGACGATGGAGAGCGAAGCGGCGGGAGCCGTCTCCTACCCTGACACGCCGATGGAATCGAAGCGGGCGGATACCGGCGGGCTGAAGCTCGCGACGATCGCACCAGGCAGCATGGCGTCCATCCCGGATATGCCCGCAGTGGAGCTCGGAAAGAAGCCGGATCCCTACCTCGGGTGCACCATCGACGACCGCTACAAAGTCGAGGCGATCCTGGGCGAAGGCGGCATGGGCGTGGTGTATCGCTGCCGTCACAAGATCATCGACAAGAAGGTCGCGATGAAGATCCTCCGTGCCGACCTGGCACGGGACGCCGAGGTCACCGAGCGCTTTCTGATCGAAGCCAAGGCCGCGAGCTCCATCGGTAACCCCCACATCATCGACATCAGCGACTTTGGTCAGCTCCCCGATGGTTCGACGTATTTCGTCATGGAATACCTCGAAGGCACACCGCTCTCCAGCCTGATCGACGGTGGCGCTGCCCTGGGGATACAGCGCATCGTACACATCGGTCGTCAGCTGGCTGAGGGCCTGGCGGCTGCCCACGACGTCGAGATCGTCCACCGCGACCTGAAGCCAGACAACATCTTCTTGATCGACCGCGGCAAGGAGAAGGACTTCGTCAAAATCCTCGACTTCGGCATCGCGAAGGTCTCCACCGCCGAGCACGGCATCACCCGCGCGGGCTCTGTGTTCGGAACGCCCCACTACATGTCGCCCGAGCAGGCTGCCGGGGCGCCCGTTGACCATCGCGTGGATATCTACGCTCTGGGCGTGATCTTGTACGAGATGGCGAGCGGCAAGGTGCCGTTCGACGCCGACAACTTCATGGGCATCCTGACGCAGCACATGTACAAGGCGCCCGTTCCGATACGCGCCCTAGTGCCGCAGCCCAACGAGGTCCCCCCAGGCCTGGAAGCCATCATCCTGAAGTGCCTGAGCAAGCGGCCGGAACAGCGCTACCAGAACATGAACGATCTGGTAGAGGACCTGAACCGCCTCGAGACGGGCAATATCCCCACGGCAGTGCCGGAGATGATGCAGCGCTCGGGTGGCTTCAACGTTCCCGCGGACTACTTCAACAAGGGCGCCATGCCGGCGCCAGTCCCGGCTGACCCGGGTCGCCGCGGGCGCTCGAAGTGGCCGGTCTACGCTGGCGTCGCTGGCGTCGTCGCAGCTATCGCAATCGTCGGGACGATTTTCGCAGTGAGCCCACCGAGCTCCGCGACGCAGCCCACCGCTGCACCCGAAGTCGTGAAGACGGAGACTCCAGTCGCCACTGCCGCCGCAACCGTGGCAGAGAAACCGGCGGAGCCGAAGTCCACCGAGGTCATCCTCGCGGTTGCGCCGCTGGACGCACACGTCTTCAGGGGAGAAGAAGACCTGGGAGCATCCCCCGTCTCGCTGAAGGTGCCGGAAGGCGACACCGTTGACGTCGAGATCCGCGCGGAAGGCTACAAGACCCAGAAGCTCGCGCTCGACGGCAAGGAAACGAAGCAGTCGATCAAGCTGGAAAAAGAAGCCAAGGCGGCGGTCGGCTACGCGCGCCCGGTAGCCAAGCCAACGGCAAAGCCGGAAGCCAAGCCCCAACCGAAGCCCAAGCCCAAGCCCCAAATCGGCGGAAGCGACATCGTCAATCCCTGGAACTGAGGCGCTTTCGAGCGGAGACGGGGTTGCTGCGCTATAAGCGCGCCCATCGTGGATCTCCAAGCTCTCAAGAACGCGGTTCCCAGCGATGTGCTGAAGCTCTGCCAAACGCTCAAGCGAGCTGGACATCGCTCCTGGGTGGTCGGCGGCTGTGTGCGTGATCTGTTGCTCGCCTCGGATGCCTCGGCGGCGTCGATTCGCAACGACTGGGACATCGCCACGGACGCCCTACCGGAGCAGGTTCAGAAGCTCTTTCGCAAGGTGATCCCCACGGGCATCAAACACGGCACCGTCACCGTGCTCTTGAGCGGGGTCGGTTACGAGGTGACGACCTTGCGCGGAGAGACCACCTACAGCGACGGGCGCCGCCCAGACGAAGTCTACTTCGTAGATGATATCCGCGCGGACTTGGCCCGACGAGACTTCACGGTAAACGCCATCGCCTACGATCCGCTGGAAGAGCAGCTGATCGATCCATTTGGCGGCGCCCTGGATCTGGAGCAGAAGCTCCTACGCGCCGTCGGTGTCGCGAAAGAGCGCTTTGACGAAGATGGTCTACGCATCTTGCGCGCCGCGCGGTTCGTCGCGTCTCTGGGTATGGAACTCGAAGAGAGCACTGCAGCCGCGATGCGTCCGTCGCTGCCGACCTACCGCAAAGTGAGCCCCGAACGCATCCGTGACGAGTGGATGAAGACGCTCAAGACGGCGAAGCCGAGCCGCGGCTTTCAGGTCATGCTCGACCACGGAATGCTGGAAGTCAGCGTGCCGGAGCTCTTCAGCTGCGCCGACTTCGTGAGCGGTCACGCGGAGCTTGACGGCCCGATCTGGCAGCATTTGATGCAGGTGCTCGACGCCTGCCCGGCAGACCCGGTCCTGCGCACCGCGGCGCTGCTTCACGACGTGGGCGAGCCGCGCCTTCTGGCTACTGATGATGCTCGCGAGCACGCGAAGCTAGGCGCCCAGATCGCGGAAAGCGTGTGTGCGCGCCTGCGCTTCTCCAACGCCGAGCGCGAACGCGTGGCGGCTCTTGTGCGGCACCACGTGATCGATTTCCAGTCACTGAACGACCCCGCGAGCCTGCGCCGCTGGCTGCGCCAGGTTGACCCATGCCTGCCGCAACTTTGGGAGCTTGTGAACGCTGACCTCAGCGCCACCGCTCCAGAACGCATACCGCAGCTCAACGGTCTCATTTACCGCGTAGAAAAAGAGCTCCAGTGCGGGATGATCTGGAGCACTCGCGATCTGGCAATAGGCGGCAAGGACTTGATGCAGGAGCTGGGGCTGCCGCCGAGCAAGCAGCTGGGCGTCATCCTGGACGCCTTGCTGGAGCGGGTCACGGACGAACCGGCGCTCAACCAGCGTGACACGTTGCTCGAGCTGGCGCGGGGGCTTGCGGCAGACGCTGACTGAGACCAGTGCGCCTCACCCCCAAACCCCGCGGAAACGCACCATTAGAGTGAACGCCGCTCGAATGAGCGAACGCCGCTCAATTGACTGAGCGACAAAAGAGCAAACCCCGCGACTCCGAGGGGAGTGCGGGGTTCTTCACTCGCGCCTTCCTTCGAGGCGCACCACGCTAGGCTACCGTCAGGTGCTCGGCGCAGGCTTGGGTGCGCCGAAGATGCTGGCGGGGCGCTTCTTCTCGCTGTTTTCGCGACGCTTGTCGGTCCAGCGCGGGATCAGCACCTTGGCTCGCTCAGGTAGCGGCTCACCCTTGATGGCGCAGCGGATCTCTTCAGAGCTCAAGGTCTCACGCTCCAGGAGGGCTTCGGCTACGCGATCCAGCGCGTCGCGGTTTTCCTCCAAGGTGCGCTTGGCCAATGAGTACTGCTCTTCGATGATCTTGCGCAGTTCCTTGTCGATTTGACGAGCGGTGTCGTCGGAGTAGTCGTCGCGACGCGACGCCATCTCACGGCCGAGGAAGATGCTCTCTTCCTGCTCACCGTAGGCGATGGGACCAAGGGCGTCCGTCATGCCGTGCTCACACACCATGGCGCGAGCCATGCCGGTGGCGCGCTTGATGTCGTCCTGAGCGCCGGTGGTGATCTCCGTGAAGACCAGCTCTTCCGCGACGCGGCCACCGAGGGCCATCGCGATGCGAGCCAGGGTCTGCTTGCGCGTCATCAGGTGACGGTCTTCCTGAGGCAGGAACATCGTCACGCCGAGGGCGGCGCCGCGGGGGATGATCGAGACCTTGTGCACCGGGTCGTTGCCGTCGACGAGCATGCCCACCAGGGTGTGACCCGCCTCGTGCCACGCAGCCGTGCGACGCTCCGTCTCGCTCATCACCATCGACTTGCGCTCGGTGCCCATGAGGACCTTGTCCTTGGCCATCTCGAAGTCGATCATCGACACGCAGTCTTTGTCTTGCCGCGCGGCAAGCAGAGCGGCCTCGTTGACCAGGTTCTCGAGATCGGCTCCGACGAAGCCCGGGGTACCCGCCGCCAAGATTGACAGGTCCACGTCGACTCCCAGCGGCACCTTCTTGGTGTGCACAGCCAGGATGCCTTCACGACCGCGGATATCCGGGCGCGGCACCACGATGCGGCGGTCGAAGCGACCAGGACGCAGGATCGCGGGGTCGAGAACGTCGGGACGGTTCGTGGCGGCGATGATGATCACGCCTTCGTTGCTCTCGAAGCCGTCCATCTCCACCAGGAGCTGGTTCAACGTCTGCTCACGCTCGTCGTGTCCACCACCGAGGCCAGCGCCACGATGACGGCCGACGGCGTCGATCTCGTCGATGAAGATGATGCAGGGCGCGTGCTTCTTGCCTTGCTCGAACAGGTCGCGAACGCGACTCGCACCGACACCCACGAACATCTCCACGAAGTCGGAGCCGGAGATGCTGAAGAAGGGCACGCCGGCTTCACCTGCGATGGCGCGAGCGAGCAGCGTCTTACCCGTGCCGGGGGGCCCCATCATCAAGACGCCCTTCGGGATGCGCCCGCCGAGCTTCTGGAACTTCTTTGGATCCTTGAGGAAAGCGATCAGCTCCTCAACCTCGTCCTTCGCCTCGTCCACACCCGCGACGTCGGCGAAAGTGACCTTGTTCTGCGCCTCGTTCAGCAAGCGCGCCCGGCTCTTGCCGAAGCTCATCGCCTTGCCTCCACCGGCCTGCAGCTGACGCATGAAGAGGTAGAACATCACCAGCAGGATCACCATCGGTAGCAAGATGGTGAGCATCGTGGTGAGGATTGGATTGCTCTCCTCCTGCTCGTAGTTGACCTTCACATCATTGCGCAGCAGGCGCTTCATGATGGCGTCAGAGACAGCCGGTCCGATGGTCTCCTTCTTTTCGCCCTTGGGGTTGTTGGGCTCGACGACGGTGAAGCGATATCGCGTATCCTTGATATCGACTTCTTCGACGTGCTTCTTGTCCGGAGGTGCCTCCACCAGCGCCATGAACTCACTGAAGGCGACGGACTTGCGATGCTGGCCGTCGCTATCGACGAAGTGCCAAATCGCGAAGAAGGCGACGATCAGGACGACCCAGAGGAGGACGGTCTTATGGGGTTGCTTCACTGTTCCTCAGCGGCTTGCGATGCGATGGTGAGTAGTGACGTGCTCGAGCCCAAGCGGCGCGAGATGAATCGGTAGTTGGTCGTTCCCTACGAGCGGTGATGACTTGCTTCATCATGCCATCGCCACGCCGGCAGTGCACCCGAGGCCCGGGCAGTCCGGGTTCTTAACCGGGAGAGCATGCGCTGGCGATGGTTTCGCGTTGGTTTTTCACCCTCGTAGTGAGTCCCTCTCTACCTAATGTCGAACCGGCGTTCGTGCATCCCTTGACGACCCACAATGCCGTCGACCTAAGAGACGCAAAAATCCCGAGCAAATGCCCGGCTCTTCAAGTACGCCGGGCGACGCCACTGAGTTTCGCCGGTCACTTGCTGCTGCGTCTGAGCGACAACGTGCCGCGCGTCCCACGCGAAGGCTGTTCAGTGCCTGAAGCGCTCTCGGGTGCGAATTTCAGTGTTTGTCCGCCCTTGAGCGCCAGCTCCACGGGTTGCTGCTGAATCAGCGCGTGCTGCAAGGCTTGAACTTGCGCCCGGTTCAGGCCGCCCCGCAGCGCCGATTCCTCCCCGAGCTGATCCGCGAGCGCGGTGAGATGCCCCACGATGCCCGGGGATAGCTGCTCGAGCAGCGGCAGCAGCTCCCGCCTCACCCGCACGCGCAAGAATCGCGGATCCGCGTTGGATGGATCACTGGCGACTTGGAGAGCGTGGCGCTCGACGTGGCGGAGTACATCACCGCGTGTGGCGCGGATCATCGGTCGTACCCGATCGCCACTTCTCGGAGGCAGCACAGCGAGGCCGCCGGGGCCCGAGCCGCGTAGCAAGCGCAGTAGCAGCGTCTCCGCCCGGTCGTCCGCGTGGTGCGCGGTGCACACCAGGGCCTCGTGGTGCTGGGCCACAGCTTCGAGCTCACGGTAGCGCGCCACCCGAGCGCGCTCCTGGAGGTTGCCTCCCTTGGGCAGCGAGATGCGAGAGCGCGTGAACGCGACTCCGTGCGCTTCCGCCAACGCCTGCGCCAAGTCGAGCTCGGCGCCAGCCTCACCACGCAGGCCGTGGTCCACACCATGCGCCCAAACTCGAAGCCCAAGCTTCTGCTGCGAGAGCGCCAACACATGGAGCAGGGCCATCGAGTCGGGGCCACCACTCACCGCCACCAGCAGCCTCGCCCCGCGCAGGTCGAGGTCCTTCAGGGTCGCCTGAACCAACTTGATCAGGGTTGGGGGGTGAGAGCGAGACACAACGCAGCGCTTCGAACCGTCAAGCCAGCTCGAACTCCTTGCAGAACACCAACTCCGACCCCACGTCGCGCTGCTGCTCGAGATGTTCGGCGTTGGGATAGCCCAGCGCGCAGCAGCGAGTGTCCTCGGCTGGTGCGAAGTAGCAACACGACTCACAAGCGAAGCGGAGCTGGAAACGCTCCGCTTCGTCGAGCAGGCGGCGGTCGACGCGGGTCTTCACCGGAGCCCCGTCATAGGCGTCTCACTCGCTGCAGGACAGCACCGCCCAGCCACCGGTCGGCTCACCAGCGCTGAGCTTCGAGCGCGTCATCCAGGCGACCGCGACCAAGCCACGCGCGGCGGCCATGCTCACCAAATCACCTTCGAAGCCCGTCAAGTCGGTGCTGCCCACGGTCCCGTCAAAGACAGCAGCTGTCCCCGCGGTGAGCGTGGCGTTCGCCCCGGTGTACGGGATGATGGTCAGCTTCTCTGACGCACCGGTGAGGAAGAACACACGATCCCCAAGTTGGGCGACGTCACCACCACGAACGGAACCACTACCGGCGCTGCCCTGACCGAGGTCTGCACCAGTCGCGTCAGTCAACTGGTAGTGGATGCCTGTAGCCTCGGGCACCATCGCCAGCACGCGGTCGTCCCACGAAGTGATCGCACCCCAGGTCGCGTCGGGCAGCTCGATCTCCGTTGGCGTGGCGGCTTCGGGTGCACCAACCTGGAGCACCACCGCTGCGCGATCGGGGATTTGGCCAAGCAGGCCACGCACCGTTGCCGTGCGGCTCACTTCCGCGAAGCCGGCCGGGGCGGCCATGAACAGGTTCGAGGTGTTCACGCCCCCTTTGAAACCCGCCCCCTCGAGGGTCGCGCTCTGCACCACGACACCACTGGTGGTCAGCACGCGATACACGAACTCGAAATCATTGGCCGACCCAGCGACAGGACTGGCAGAGTGGTTACGCGCCAGTGTGAGTTCGGAGAACGCGGGGTTCGAGACGGAGTTGTTCCCCGTGGAAGCGCCGCCGGCATCAAAGGTCGCGAACACCGCGCCTGCGCCGCCGCCGGTGCAGTTTGGAAGGCTCGCGGTGAGCACACCCCCTCCGTCACCAAACGCGATCCCGAGCCCCGGGTCCTTGGGGGTCTCTGCGCAGGCGGAGAGCGGGATCTTGCTGGGCGACGCGGGCGCGCCGGCGTCTGTCACGCCCTGTAAAACCAGCTGAAGCGTCGTGGTGGCGGGGTTCTGCTCGCGGAAGCCAATCACGAATCCGCTGGGGGTCGCGACGATCGCCGGACCGGACAGATTCGCATCCTCCGCTGCCGCGGCCGGGAGTTCACCGCTCGCCACGACGCTCAGGCTGCAGCCGCCCCCACCGCCGTCGGTGGAGGAATCTCCGGTGCCACCGTCGCCAGGCTCGCCTTCGCAGCGACCCCCGACGCAGGTCGAGGGAGCGATACACGCGGTGCTCGCTCTGAGTGGCGTGCAAGCATCGACCTCTGAGCACTGCCCGTCCACTGGGCAGTTCGCCCAAGCAGCAACGTTGATCTCCACTTTCTTGATGTCATCGAGGTTCGCGCAGGTGCAGCCAGTGGCGATGGGCTTGCACGTGTCATCTTTGAGGATCACGCCGAATGCATATTTCCGCGCAGAAAGTGTACCAACCTCAGGGAGTCCGTTGCCCTCGGCCACAACCGAGCGGAACACGGCACCCGTAGTGTCTCCGGCCGCGAGCTGGACCTCTACATCCCCACAGGTGTTGCCGGGGCATTCCGATTCAAAAACGGCGAATTCGGCGTAGGCGGTGCCCTGCTGACGGAAATTGCACAGGTCGTGCATGACCAGCTCGAGGTCGCGCGAGGAGCACGCTGAGCCGAGCAGGCCACTGCCGAGGAGAAACACTGCCCCCGACATCCAACCGAAAGCTCGCACACCCTTCAAAGTATAAGTTCTCATGTCGCTGTATTCGCTGAAAGTTGCGGTCGGCTCAGCCTGCACCGCAGCTCAAGAGGCCATATCAAGTCGGCGACTCAGTTGGTCAGGT
This sequence is a window from Polyangiaceae bacterium. Protein-coding genes within it:
- a CDS encoding response regulator — translated: MRSVVFRFESLDQLAQQLDLSGDDQDLDLPPGERFREGEWVLAHFCVGEESTSVAACIADRGAGVRLAFEERDWEHLLDFTQVDDDSRASLPPPSVPVNRISYVENVPPNTRVLLVDDDQDLQRVVGALLVHAGYETKTASSAEQALDVLRKEQFDLMVLDWNLPGMTGLQLCTRLREIGSRLPILFLTAHSASEDIVAAFDAGADDFVPKPFRAPELTARVMGLLRRSQIPILL
- a CDS encoding ABC transporter permease, whose translation is MGFPLQIALRYMGSKKRAFVSLGTSLAILGVALGTACLSIVVSVTGGFRSEFREKVLGVNAHVLVLKYSSDFREYRSVMKDMKEVPGVVGVAPFVINPMMVSHGEKTATGVLLKGVDPDVFGDVLDLPKHIVKGGTEGLRVPGAKPPESTRRLRVRESPLDAPNNKQGDPNYIVDLEDTAKDGGLSAKDLLEDAEDEDGEASKDSKPGLTKPRKQDRAAAKGVAKDTAPRKENGAAQDSGDAAEAPDAPPPQTDELPPDAPVGSIVPDGGYDSVLPDPDYIPEELDEDPCKSAETVKKLPGIIIGKSLAQYLGADLGSCLQVTSPTVGFSFGSGGFRPPVAKRFRVIAIFDAGFDQYDSKLVYTDLYESQAFHSNGDSVTGVEMKISNIDDSQHVKALVDEKLKSSIYHTMDWKELNHGLFTALQIQQITISLVLALMILVAAFTVLATLIMVVLDKKREIAVMKAMGATDWALVRAFLYQGGIIGVFGAGGGLGLGYAVCYYLTVKPFPLDPKVYFISHLPVQVDPKWFLAAGIFSMVVCLIGSLWPAVHAATLRPAEAFREQ
- a CDS encoding serine/threonine protein kinase → MESEAAGAVSYPDTPMESKRADTGGLKLATIAPGSMASIPDMPAVELGKKPDPYLGCTIDDRYKVEAILGEGGMGVVYRCRHKIIDKKVAMKILRADLARDAEVTERFLIEAKAASSIGNPHIIDISDFGQLPDGSTYFVMEYLEGTPLSSLIDGGAALGIQRIVHIGRQLAEGLAAAHDVEIVHRDLKPDNIFLIDRGKEKDFVKILDFGIAKVSTAEHGITRAGSVFGTPHYMSPEQAAGAPVDHRVDIYALGVILYEMASGKVPFDADNFMGILTQHMYKAPVPIRALVPQPNEVPPGLEAIILKCLSKRPEQRYQNMNDLVEDLNRLETGNIPTAVPEMMQRSGGFNVPADYFNKGAMPAPVPADPGRRGRSKWPVYAGVAGVVAAIAIVGTIFAVSPPSSATQPTAAPEVVKTETPVATAAATVAEKPAEPKSTEVILAVAPLDAHVFRGEEDLGASPVSLKVPEGDTVDVEIRAEGYKTQKLALDGKETKQSIKLEKEAKAAVGYARPVAKPTAKPEAKPQPKPKPKPQIGGSDIVNPWN
- a CDS encoding HD domain-containing protein, producing the protein MDLQALKNAVPSDVLKLCQTLKRAGHRSWVVGGCVRDLLLASDASAASIRNDWDIATDALPEQVQKLFRKVIPTGIKHGTVTVLLSGVGYEVTTLRGETTYSDGRRPDEVYFVDDIRADLARRDFTVNAIAYDPLEEQLIDPFGGALDLEQKLLRAVGVAKERFDEDGLRILRAARFVASLGMELEESTAAAMRPSLPTYRKVSPERIRDEWMKTLKTAKPSRGFQVMLDHGMLEVSVPELFSCADFVSGHAELDGPIWQHLMQVLDACPADPVLRTAALLHDVGEPRLLATDDAREHAKLGAQIAESVCARLRFSNAERERVAALVRHHVIDFQSLNDPASLRRWLRQVDPCLPQLWELVNADLSATAPERIPQLNGLIYRVEKELQCGMIWSTRDLAIGGKDLMQELGLPPSKQLGVILDALLERVTDEPALNQRDTLLELARGLAADAD
- a CDS encoding ATP-dependent zinc metalloprotease FtsH; protein product: MALVEAPPDKKHVEEVDIKDTRYRFTVVEPNNPKGEKKETIGPAVSDAIMKRLLRNDVKVNYEQEESNPILTTMLTILLPMVILLVMFYLFMRQLQAGGGKAMSFGKSRARLLNEAQNKVTFADVAGVDEAKDEVEELIAFLKDPKKFQKLGGRIPKGVLMMGPPGTGKTLLARAIAGEAGVPFFSISGSDFVEMFVGVGASRVRDLFEQGKKHAPCIIFIDEIDAVGRHRGAGLGGGHDEREQTLNQLLVEMDGFESNEGVIIIAATNRPDVLDPAILRPGRFDRRIVVPRPDIRGREGILAVHTKKVPLGVDVDLSILAAGTPGFVGADLENLVNEAALLAARQDKDCVSMIDFEMAKDKVLMGTERKSMVMSETERRTAAWHEAGHTLVGMLVDGNDPVHKVSIIPRGAALGVTMFLPQEDRHLMTRKQTLARIAMALGGRVAEELVFTEITTGAQDDIKRATGMARAMVCEHGMTDALGPIAYGEQEESIFLGREMASRRDDYSDDTARQIDKELRKIIEEQYSLAKRTLEENRDALDRVAEALLERETLSSEEIRCAIKGEPLPERAKVLIPRWTDKRRENSEKKRPASIFGAPKPAPST
- the tilS gene encoding tRNA lysidine(34) synthetase TilS, yielding MSRSHPPTLIKLVQATLKDLDLRGARLLVAVSGGPDSMALLHVLALSQQKLGLRVWAHGVDHGLRGEAGAELDLAQALAEAHGVAFTRSRISLPKGGNLQERARVARYRELEAVAQHHEALVCTAHHADDRAETLLLRLLRGSGPGGLAVLPPRSGDRVRPMIRATRGDVLRHVERHALQVASDPSNADPRFLRVRVRRELLPLLEQLSPGIVGHLTALADQLGEESALRGGLNRAQVQALQHALIQQQPVELALKGGQTLKFAPESASGTEQPSRGTRGTLSLRRSSK